One genomic window of Papaver somniferum cultivar HN1 unplaced genomic scaffold, ASM357369v1 unplaced-scaffold_0, whole genome shotgun sequence includes the following:
- the LOC113325901 gene encoding protein UPSTREAM OF FLC-like, which produces MDIRATARASAVRNRNKMSPERVRLSYDHHHHHQQQQQPKMTMNNNVVMSKPFRKVQVLYYICRSNGQLEHPHFVEVTHLSTQHLRLKDFIDRLIVLRGKSMPSMFSWSCKRSYKNGYVWNDLSDNDIIYPADGAEYILKGSELIEGCSEQFQQIQVTKKQNPEPKYHSKRRLQVVPSENRETELGFMNRTESYDDDEEEEEVRKNSTSSTKSSSQCSRGVSTEEEDELIKTQINNNPSEITLEDTNNYSPPSSSSTISEKTHHHTPKTDDHHGSVTESTRSSVLFQLIACGSSNAMRERNASSQRRLMPAPPPPPPVVAAARKSNCSSNLHRGVLCKNINTAIKMSEEEEDVEINYMSENPRFGNPQSEEKEYFSGSIVESITEHDRVREGTESSRLKKSSSYNEERSRKSGLGLEPISSSMDEEEESKKKKKNVKGGGGHYCIPILTCNNK; this is translated from the exons ATGGATATTCGAGCTACTGCTAGAGCTAGTGCAGTTAGAAACAGAAACAAAATGAGTCCAGAGAGAGTGAGGTTATCatatgatcatcatcatcatcatcaacagcagcagcaaccaaAGATGACGATGAATAACAATGTGGTGATGAGTAAACCGTTTAGGAAAGTTCAGGTTTTGTATTATATCTGTAGAAGTAATGGTCAGCTAGAACATCCTCATTTTGTTGAAGTTACTCATTTGTCTACTCAACATCTTCGTCTTAAAG ATTTCATTGATAGGCTGATTGTTCTTAGAGGTAAATCAATGCCTTCTATGTTCTCATGGTCTTGCAAAAGGAGCTATAAGAATGGGTATGTATGGAATGATTTGTCTGATAATGACATAATCTATCCAGCTGATGGAGCTGAGTATATTCTCAAAGGCTCTGAATTGATTGAAGGATGTTCAG AACAATTTCAACAGATTCAAGTGACCAAAAAACAAAACCCAGAACCAAAGTATCATTCAAAGAGAAGATTACAAGTTGTTCCATCTGAGAACAGAGAAACAGAACTAGGATTCATGAACAGAACAGAgagttatgatgatgatgaagaagaagaagaagtaagaaaGAATAGTACAAGTTCAACCAAATCATCATCTCAATGTTCAAGAGGAGTCTccacagaagaagaagatgaactcatCAAAACCCAAATCAACAATAACCCCAGTGAAATCACTCTTGAAGATACCAATAACTATTCAccaccttcatcttcttcaacaatatCTGAAAAAACTCATCATCATACACCGAAAACTGATGATCATCATGGCTCAGTGACTGAGTCAACTCGGAGTTCTGTTTTATTTCAACTCATTGCTTGTGGTAGTTCAAATGCTATGAGAGAAAGAAATGCATCTTCCCAGAGGCGTCTAATGCCTGCTCCTCCTCCTCCCCCTCCTGTGGTGGCTGCTGCAAGAAAGAGTAATTGCAGTAGCAATCTCCATAGAGGTGTTCTTTGTAagaatattaatactgcaatcaaaatgagtgaagaagaagaagatgttgagatcAATTACATGTCTGAGAACCCAAGATTTGGGAACCCACAATCTGAAGAGAAAGAGTATTTCAGTGGGAGTATCGTTGAGTCAATCACAGAGCATGACCGAGTCCGTGAAGGAACTGAGTCATCTCGCTTGAAGAAATCGTCTTCTTATAACGAAGAAAG GAGCAGGAAATCTGGATTAGGATTGGAACCAATATCCTCCTCCatggatgaagaggaagaaagcaagaagaagaagaaaaacgtgaaagGAGGAGGAGGACATTATTGTATTCCAATCTTGACATGTAACAACAAATAG